In Spodoptera frugiperda isolate SF20-4 chromosome 1, AGI-APGP_CSIRO_Sfru_2.0, whole genome shotgun sequence, the following are encoded in one genomic region:
- the LOC118273102 gene encoding coiled-coil domain-containing protein 43, whose amino-acid sequence MATATSDFEPWLTEKLRSLKTDEGVFGSYISGILESEDSVDEKKDALEGILSEIVEKDISTHIDEIIEKWESCRPKEETPKPVTDVDVRLAQLLESQAPSTTTRREYTDEEKKIREAILSQYSQLSDNEEDVANDEETASPDLVKNTNAADVHAAARERREQARLDAQKKKEKDKEDREKQKQLKEEKKEKRKTQKGERKR is encoded by the exons ATGGCGACGGCTACGAGTGACTTTGAGCCATGGCTAACTGAAAAGTTAAGATCGTTGAAAACTGACGAAGGAGTTTTCGGATCATACATATCAGGTATTTTAGAAAGTGAAGACAGTGTGGATGAAAAAAAAGATGCTTTAGAAGGCATACTATCTGAGATAGTG GAAAAAGACATTTCAACACACATAGACGAGATAATTGAAAAATGGGAGTCATGTCGACCGAAGGAAGAAACCCCAAAACCCGTGACAGACGTAGATGTGAGACTAGCCCAGTTGTTAGAATCTCAAGCTCCATCCACAACGACACGACGAGAGTATACAGATGAAGAGAAAAAAATTCGCGAAGCTATATTGTCACAATATAGCCAACTTTCTGACAATGAG GAAGATGTTGCGAATGATGAAGAAACTGCTAGTCCGGACTTAGTTAAGAATACAAATGCAGCTGATGTGCATGCAGCAGCTCGTGAACGCCGTGAACAGGCTCGGCTTGATGCccagaaaaagaaagaaaaggatAAGGAAGacag agaaaaacaaaagcaaCTAAAGGAGGAGAAAAAGGAAAAGCGCAAGACACAAAAAGGTGAAAGGAAAAGGTAG